The following are encoded in a window of Candidatus Binatia bacterium genomic DNA:
- a CDS encoding acyl-CoA dehydrogenase gives MSTATINFYKADLRSIRFTLYEHLGVDRLFELDRYAHLNREECDSVIDQCYRFVCEVIGPLNSLGDRIGCRLENGVVRTPPGFREAWAKLFELGLPTFTMQLEVDGLGGPHAIGVILQELQSGANTAFTMYPELTRGAADLIAHFALPEHRRMFLPPMLQGRFSGTMCLSEPHAGSDVGMAKTRATPLEGNIYRIQGTKCWISSGDHDLAENIVHLVLARIDGAPPGTKGLSLFIVPKIWVNPDGSLGEPNDVVTASIEHKMGIRASATAVLNFGENGGCRGILVGGEPNVGIKQMFRMMNGARIAVGVQGLAIASTAYLNALAYARQRLQGSSVRHFKDPDAPRVPIIEHSDVRRMLLEMKAKVEGMRTLAVKLAWHMDMALALEKTDPGRAAYHLGQVDLLTPIIKAYCSDQAFRITELAIQTYGGAGYVQDNPVEQYCRDAKIFSIYEGTNHIQALDLVARKLHQHGGENFRNFLNEIKEFSGRYAGLRGLGSEVRLLHEATQRLEEAALGLMEFFLGGKLDQVTLVANWFLESMAEVALAHLLLDAARVAEERQMQVADSDGEPTSVDVDFYQGRIMAAKFFAQRFLPLTRARLEMLLSADRSALDIPDAGFSTEF, from the coding sequence GTGAGCACTGCCACGATCAACTTTTACAAGGCTGATTTGCGCTCGATCCGCTTTACCTTGTACGAGCACCTCGGGGTCGACCGGCTCTTCGAGCTCGATCGCTACGCGCACCTCAACCGCGAAGAATGCGATTCGGTGATCGACCAGTGTTACCGCTTCGTGTGCGAAGTGATTGGTCCGCTGAATTCCCTCGGCGATCGAATTGGCTGCCGGTTGGAGAATGGCGTGGTGCGCACTCCGCCGGGCTTTCGCGAAGCCTGGGCAAAGCTGTTCGAGCTCGGTTTGCCAACGTTTACCATGCAGTTGGAAGTCGACGGCCTCGGTGGGCCGCATGCCATCGGCGTGATTTTGCAAGAGCTGCAAAGCGGCGCGAACACTGCCTTCACGATGTATCCGGAGCTCACGCGCGGGGCGGCCGATCTCATCGCCCATTTCGCCCTCCCGGAACACCGGCGGATGTTCTTGCCGCCGATGTTGCAAGGACGCTTCAGTGGCACGATGTGCCTTTCGGAGCCGCACGCTGGCTCCGATGTCGGCATGGCGAAAACCCGTGCCACCCCGTTGGAGGGGAACATTTACCGGATTCAAGGTACCAAGTGCTGGATTTCCTCCGGTGACCACGATTTGGCGGAGAACATCGTTCACCTCGTACTCGCGCGGATCGACGGCGCTCCTCCCGGCACCAAGGGGTTGTCGCTGTTTATCGTGCCCAAGATTTGGGTGAACCCCGACGGCTCGCTCGGCGAGCCGAACGACGTGGTGACGGCGTCGATCGAGCATAAGATGGGGATTCGGGCGTCGGCGACCGCAGTTTTGAACTTCGGGGAGAACGGCGGCTGCCGGGGCATTTTGGTTGGCGGCGAGCCCAACGTCGGTATCAAGCAAATGTTCCGGATGATGAACGGGGCGCGGATTGCCGTGGGTGTACAGGGACTCGCGATTGCCTCGACGGCGTACTTGAACGCGCTGGCCTATGCCCGGCAAAGGTTGCAGGGCTCTTCGGTGCGGCACTTCAAGGATCCGGATGCCCCGCGCGTGCCGATTATCGAGCACTCCGACGTGCGCCGCATGCTCCTGGAGATGAAAGCCAAAGTCGAGGGGATGCGCACGCTTGCGGTCAAGCTCGCATGGCACATGGACATGGCCTTGGCGCTCGAGAAGACCGATCCGGGCCGTGCTGCCTATCATCTCGGGCAAGTGGATTTACTCACGCCCATCATTAAGGCGTATTGCTCCGATCAGGCTTTCCGCATTACGGAGCTGGCCATCCAAACCTACGGCGGCGCCGGTTACGTGCAGGACAACCCGGTGGAGCAGTACTGCCGCGATGCCAAGATCTTTTCCATTTACGAGGGTACGAATCACATCCAGGCGCTGGATTTGGTCGCCCGTAAACTGCACCAACACGGCGGAGAGAACTTTCGTAACTTTTTGAACGAGATCAAAGAGTTTTCCGGGCGCTATGCGGGCTTGCGCGGGCTAGGCAGCGAGGTTCGGTTGCTGCACGAAGCGACACAGCGGCTCGAAGAGGCAGCGCTCGGCCTTATGGAGTTTTTCCTCGGGGGCAAGCTTGATCAGGTAACCCTGGTGGCCAACTGGTTCTTGGAAAGCATGGCGGAGGTGGCGCTCGCGCATTTGTTGCTCGACGCTGCGCGCGTTGCTGAAGAGCGGCAAATGCAGGTGGCTGACAGCGACGGCGAGCCGACGTCCGTCGACGTCGACTTCTACCAGGGCCGGATCATGGCGGCGAAATTCTTTGCGCAGCGCTTCTTGCCCCTGACGCGCGCCCGCTTGGAAATGTTGCTCAGTGCTGACCGGAGTGCGCTCGATATTCCCGATGCAGGTTTCTCCACGGAGTTCTGA
- a CDS encoding cytochrome C oxidase subunit II, with product MERNEKVVLVVSGTLMGVFLLLLVYSGLGLGVTVPTCVSDVRPFGQGKVEQKGPGAYDIYLVSRMWFFDPGEIRVPPGADINLYVSALDVTHGVYVESTNVNLMAVPGSVNFARFRLDREGEYRVFCHEYCGLGHQNMAGKIVVTRSAAVNPGTDVAL from the coding sequence ATGGAGCGCAATGAGAAGGTGGTCTTGGTGGTCTCCGGCACGCTGATGGGCGTGTTTCTGCTGTTGCTGGTGTATTCCGGTTTAGGCTTAGGCGTCACTGTCCCGACTTGCGTCAGCGATGTTCGGCCCTTTGGGCAGGGCAAGGTAGAGCAAAAGGGACCAGGTGCGTACGACATTTATCTCGTTTCGCGCATGTGGTTCTTCGATCCCGGCGAGATTCGTGTTCCCCCGGGCGCGGACATCAACCTGTACGTGAGTGCGCTCGATGTCACCCACGGTGTGTACGTGGAGAGCACGAACGTGAACTTGATGGCAGTGCCCGGAAGCGTGAACTTCGCTCGCTTTCGGCTCGACCGCGAGGGCGAGTACCGGGTGTTCTGTCACGAGTACTGTGGCCTGGGGCACCAAAACATGGCGGGGAAAATTGTCGTAACACGCTCCGCGGCGGTGAATCCGGGGACCGACGTAGCCCTTTAG
- a CDS encoding cbb3-type cytochrome c oxidase subunit I: MQQGTNGVDRTHRVAALLLVVVGTSLLVLGIYHGLLQVLYRAGWLRAASFLGLDYYQGLTLHGVVNAIVYTTFFEVAFGYVVVGHFLRVPLNAGVTGLAVGLMLVGTLMAAIPILAGKASVLYTFYPPLKASPWFYLGASLLVVGSWVPFFQWIAAYLQWRRLHPDKAAPLAVVGMLATFTVWLIATIPLAVEVLVLLLPWSLGWTKSVDVVLARTLFWFFGHPLVYFWLLPAYVMYYVMLPPLVGGKLFSDKAARLAFLLFIVFSAPVGLHHQYADPGVSSSYKWLHGIFTFCVAIPSFITAFTVAATFEHGARRNGGQGLFGWWAKLPYFDQQRYLFAYGFMGLVLFLFGGITGIVNASVTMNNVVHNTAWIPGHFHTTLGGPVFLAFLGLSVWMLTELWGKELRLPRWNLMVPYVWTAGVALFSIGLSVAGVMGEPRRTNMALSYSNPDSPLFQARWELWTQLGAVGGILMTLAMVVYFAVFFSTLFAPVRVVGEIRFPTAEPLRPESLGATRNFTPWVIVAVIFLIIAYAPPLLEVLRGSTVPSPPFEPFSPVPVTR, translated from the coding sequence ATGCAGCAGGGTACGAATGGTGTCGATCGGACACATCGAGTCGCCGCGTTGCTTTTGGTTGTGGTGGGCACCAGCCTCTTGGTGCTCGGCATCTACCACGGTTTGCTGCAGGTGCTCTACCGAGCGGGATGGTTGCGGGCCGCTTCGTTTCTAGGGTTGGACTACTATCAGGGCCTGACCCTGCACGGAGTCGTGAATGCGATCGTGTACACCACCTTTTTCGAGGTCGCCTTCGGCTACGTGGTGGTCGGCCACTTCTTGCGTGTGCCGCTAAACGCGGGCGTGACCGGACTTGCCGTGGGTTTGATGTTGGTGGGCACACTGATGGCAGCCATCCCGATATTGGCCGGCAAGGCTTCTGTACTGTACACGTTTTATCCACCGCTGAAGGCTAGCCCGTGGTTTTACCTCGGCGCGTCCTTGTTAGTCGTTGGTTCCTGGGTTCCGTTCTTTCAGTGGATTGCCGCTTACTTGCAGTGGCGGCGGTTGCATCCCGACAAGGCCGCACCGCTTGCTGTGGTCGGAATGCTGGCAACCTTCACCGTGTGGTTGATCGCCACCATCCCGCTCGCGGTGGAGGTACTCGTGTTGCTGCTGCCGTGGTCGCTGGGTTGGACCAAATCGGTCGACGTCGTCCTCGCTCGCACGTTGTTTTGGTTCTTTGGGCACCCGCTCGTCTACTTCTGGCTCCTGCCGGCGTACGTGATGTATTACGTGATGTTGCCGCCGCTTGTCGGAGGAAAGTTGTTTTCGGACAAGGCGGCGCGGTTGGCGTTTCTGTTGTTCATCGTTTTCTCGGCTCCCGTCGGCCTCCATCACCAGTACGCCGATCCCGGTGTCAGCAGCAGCTACAAGTGGCTTCACGGCATCTTCACGTTTTGCGTGGCGATTCCGAGCTTCATTACCGCGTTTACGGTGGCTGCGACCTTCGAGCACGGCGCACGGCGCAACGGCGGGCAGGGGTTGTTTGGCTGGTGGGCAAAGCTTCCGTACTTTGATCAGCAACGGTACCTGTTCGCCTACGGATTTATGGGCCTTGTGTTGTTCTTGTTTGGCGGCATCACCGGCATCGTGAATGCCTCGGTGACGATGAACAACGTGGTCCACAACACGGCGTGGATTCCGGGCCACTTCCATACCACGTTGGGAGGGCCGGTGTTTCTGGCATTCCTCGGGCTTTCCGTGTGGATGCTCACGGAACTGTGGGGCAAAGAGCTGCGGTTGCCGCGTTGGAATCTCATGGTTCCGTATGTGTGGACCGCAGGGGTCGCGCTGTTCTCGATTGGTTTGTCGGTGGCCGGGGTTATGGGAGAGCCGCGCCGGACGAACATGGCCTTGAGTTACTCGAACCCTGACTCGCCACTGTTTCAAGCGCGATGGGAACTCTGGACCCAGCTCGGCGCCGTGGGCGGTATTTTGATGACGCTCGCGATGGTCGTGTACTTCGCGGTGTTTTTCTCCACCTTGTTTGCACCAGTGCGGGTCGTGGGGGAGATCCGCTTCCCCACCGCCGAGCCGCTTCGTCCTGAGAGTTTGGGAGCCACACGGAATTTTACGCCGTGGGTGATCGTGGCGGTGATTTTTTTGATCATAGCGTATGCGCCGCCTCTGCTCGAAGTCTTGCGCGGCTCCACGGTTCCGTCGCCTCCGTTCGAGCCGTTCAGTCCCGTTCCAGTGACACGGTAA
- a CDS encoding SCO family protein, translated as MASAQGLGQGLAPLVGESVRIDTVVDETGRAITLAPQPPEAGPLLLAPIYARCPHTCSPLTANLLRAIQEAGGRLGKYRVASLSIDPRETPENLRRFRQRLGLPADWLLVRARDGSELRKLLQELRFVAVERADGQFDHPNVVYVLSPTGVVTAALPGLSLTASELVSAVNSARSGGAPWWRLPVFALAAIGFAASAWVFAVAWLQRRGRVRAPAGGVCRTATFE; from the coding sequence ATGGCATCGGCTCAGGGGCTGGGACAAGGGCTCGCGCCGCTCGTCGGAGAGAGCGTGCGGATCGACACGGTTGTCGACGAAACCGGGCGGGCGATTACCTTGGCTCCACAACCGCCGGAGGCCGGTCCCCTGCTCTTGGCGCCAATTTATGCGCGTTGCCCGCACACGTGCTCGCCGTTGACTGCAAACTTGCTGCGGGCCATTCAGGAGGCCGGCGGCCGATTGGGAAAGTATCGCGTGGCGAGTTTGTCGATCGACCCGAGGGAAACGCCCGAAAACCTGCGGCGGTTCCGTCAACGTCTGGGATTGCCGGCGGACTGGTTGCTTGTAAGAGCCCGCGACGGCAGCGAGCTTCGCAAGTTGCTGCAGGAGCTCAGGTTCGTGGCGGTGGAGCGGGCCGACGGGCAGTTCGACCACCCCAACGTGGTGTACGTGTTGTCACCCACCGGTGTGGTCACCGCCGCGCTGCCGGGACTCTCGCTAACGGCAAGCGAACTGGTGTCAGCGGTCAATTCTGCGCGGAGCGGCGGTGCTCCGTGGTGGCGTCTTCCGGTTTTTGCCCTGGCGGCAATTGGCTTCGCGGCCAGTGCATGGGTTTTCGCCGTTGCCTGGCTCCAGCGCCGGGGGCGTGTGCGTGCGCCGGCGGGTGGCGTGTGCAGGACGGCCACCTTTGAGTGA
- a CDS encoding right-handed parallel beta-helix repeat-containing protein yields the protein MALLLGTLFLFAAPPMLAATIQVPADYPTVQAGLNAAAPGDTVLVAGGVYYEKISFPASGAPGAPIVLRAATDPRGPNPAVLDGTGLPGQNVVLIASKSHVRIEGFVIRNNWSNLEASGIRVVGAGQGIEIVGNIIHEIRGTNAMGITVYGTESSPIEELRIEGNEIFDCDPRPSEALTLNGNVTDFIVRGNYVHDVNNIGIDLIGGETDIQPDPQLVARNGLVQGNRVERAREGGPAGNGFAACIYIDGGRDVVVERNVARGCDLGIEVGAENRGIVASGNIVRNNFISGNRLACIAFGGYAASVGRANGNLIRNNTCYGNNTAGSGFGELWIQYAEGNTVKNNIFAGTQSLLLASWAGNFNNLLNYNLWYAPGGSSAAEFVWNGTRYVGFAAYRSATAEDVTSLFADPFLQDPVNGDLHLTAGSPALNAGEFPFNPAAGETDIDGEPRLNAVRVDVGADEAASCGNGVVESAFGEECDDGNTSECDGCDTNCTLSTRCGNGVLCTANGEACDDGNNLAGDCCDPSCQFEPAGASCDDGKACTTGICDGQGACTSAALPATSCKRTVLPGRAQLVVHDAPNDARDRIVFRWTLGEQTLAAELGNPATGSTSYELCLYDAHTASLLLAARAPAAGHCKGKPCWKVLADGGYSYQDGERTPDGLELLLLRPGPDGKSRLISRGKGAFLNLPSLPFPSNYSVVAQVHNSAGTCWEATFTSPARRNTTNSFVDTGN from the coding sequence GTGGCCCTCTTGCTCGGCACCCTGTTTCTCTTTGCTGCACCCCCGATGCTGGCGGCAACGATCCAAGTCCCTGCCGACTACCCCACCGTGCAAGCTGGCCTCAACGCAGCAGCGCCAGGGGATACCGTTTTGGTCGCGGGCGGGGTTTACTACGAGAAAATTTCGTTTCCCGCCTCTGGGGCACCGGGAGCACCCATTGTGTTGCGCGCCGCAACCGATCCGCGTGGGCCCAACCCCGCGGTACTCGACGGCACAGGTCTGCCAGGACAAAACGTGGTCCTCATCGCATCCAAGAGCCACGTCCGCATCGAAGGCTTTGTCATCCGCAACAACTGGAGCAACCTTGAAGCTTCGGGCATCCGCGTGGTCGGCGCTGGCCAGGGCATCGAGATTGTCGGCAACATTATTCACGAAATCCGCGGCACGAATGCGATGGGCATTACCGTGTACGGCACGGAAAGCTCGCCCATCGAAGAGTTACGCATCGAGGGCAACGAAATCTTCGATTGCGACCCGCGTCCGAGCGAGGCGCTGACGCTCAACGGTAACGTGACCGATTTCATCGTGCGCGGTAACTACGTGCACGATGTGAACAACATCGGGATCGACTTGATTGGTGGCGAAACCGACATCCAGCCCGATCCTCAGCTTGTTGCTCGCAATGGGCTCGTACAGGGCAATCGCGTCGAGCGCGCGCGGGAGGGAGGACCGGCAGGGAACGGGTTTGCTGCTTGTATTTACATCGACGGCGGCCGCGACGTCGTGGTCGAGCGTAACGTGGCCCGTGGCTGCGACCTTGGAATCGAGGTCGGGGCTGAAAACCGTGGCATCGTAGCCTCCGGCAATATCGTGCGGAATAACTTTATTTCTGGAAACCGCCTCGCCTGCATTGCCTTTGGGGGCTACGCGGCTTCGGTCGGGCGTGCAAACGGCAACCTGATTCGCAACAACACGTGCTACGGCAACAACACTGCGGGCTCGGGCTTCGGCGAGCTCTGGATCCAGTACGCAGAGGGTAACACTGTGAAGAACAACATCTTCGCTGGCACACAGAGCCTGCTCCTCGCTTCCTGGGCGGGGAACTTCAACAACTTGCTGAATTACAACCTCTGGTACGCACCGGGGGGAAGCAGCGCGGCGGAGTTCGTGTGGAACGGTACTCGGTACGTTGGATTCGCCGCGTATCGCAGCGCGACAGCCGAGGACGTTACCTCGTTGTTCGCTGATCCGTTCTTGCAAGATCCAGTGAACGGCGACCTCCACTTAACTGCAGGCTCCCCGGCATTGAACGCCGGTGAGTTCCCCTTCAATCCGGCAGCCGGAGAGACGGACATCGACGGAGAGCCACGGCTAAACGCCGTGCGCGTCGACGTCGGCGCCGATGAAGCGGCAAGCTGCGGCAACGGCGTGGTGGAAAGTGCTTTTGGCGAGGAGTGTGACGACGGAAACACGAGCGAGTGCGATGGCTGCGACACCAACTGCACACTCTCTACCCGCTGCGGCAATGGCGTGCTCTGTACTGCCAACGGTGAAGCGTGCGACGATGGCAACAACCTCGCTGGAGACTGCTGCGATCCCTCTTGCCAGTTCGAGCCTGCCGGCGCCTCGTGCGACGACGGCAAGGCATGCACGACCGGCATCTGCGACGGACAAGGTGCATGTACGAGCGCTGCTCTACCAGCCACGAGCTGCAAACGTACGGTGCTGCCCGGGCGCGCCCAACTCGTCGTCCACGATGCCCCGAATGATGCTCGTGACCGAATTGTGTTTCGCTGGACCCTCGGCGAACAAACGTTGGCCGCTGAGCTTGGCAACCCCGCAACCGGCTCCACGAGTTACGAACTCTGTTTATACGATGCCCATACTGCCAGCCTTCTGCTTGCCGCACGCGCTCCCGCGGCAGGACACTGCAAGGGCAAACCGTGCTGGAAAGTGCTGGCTGACGGCGGTTACTCCTACCAAGACGGCGAACGGACACCCGATGGCCTCGAGCTCTTACTGTTGCGCCCAGGGCCCGATGGGAAGTCGAGGCTCATCAGCCGAGGTAAAGGGGCCTTTCTCAACCTCCCCTCGCTGCCCTTTCCGTCGAACTATTCTGTCGTCGCCCAAGTGCACAACAGCGCCGGCACTTGCTGGGAGGCGACTTTCACCAGCCCAGCGCGACGAAACACCACGAACAGCTTCGTAGACACAGGCAACTGA